In Drosophila santomea strain STO CAGO 1482 chromosome 3L, Prin_Dsan_1.1, whole genome shotgun sequence, a single window of DNA contains:
- the LOC120448150 gene encoding peptidoglycan-recognition protein SB2: MKLQLALVLCGLTLALGQIVPRRSWCPVPLWPRLPRLMVPVRLIIIHHTVTAPCFNAHQCQLALRQIRDDHMRRKFRDIGYNFLIGGDGRIYEGLGFGIRGEHAPNYNSQSIGIAFIGNFQTGLPPSQMLQAARTLIQIAVQRRQVSPNYSLVGHCQTKATACPGRHLLNELKKWPRWQPKP, encoded by the exons ATGAAGTTGCAGTTGGCCCTCGTTTTATGTGGattgactctcgccttgggCCAGATTGTGCCCCGCAGGTCCTGGTGTCCTGTGCCACTCTGGCCGAGATTGCCAAGGCTCATGGTACCGGTTCGCCTGATAATCATCCATCACACTGTCACGGCTCCTTGCTTCAATGCGCATCAGTGCCAGTTGGCACTCCGGCAAATTCGAGACGATCATATGCGCAGGAAATTCAGGGATATTGGCTATAACTTCCTGATCGGCGGCGATGGTCGGATCTACGAGGGCTTGGGTTTCGGCATCCGCGGGGAGCATGCTCCCAACTACAATAGCCAATCCATTGGCATTGCTTTCATTGGCAACTTCCAGA CTGGACTACCTCCTTCGCAGATGCTGCAGGCTGCCCGGACACTCATCCAGATCGCCGTGCAGCGCCGCCAGGTTTCGCCCAACTATTCCCTTGTGGGTCATTGCCAAACGAAGGCCACAGCTTGTCCGGGAAGACATCTTCTGAACGAGCTCAAAAAGTGGCCACGCTGGCAACCGAAGCCTTAA
- the LOC120448148 gene encoding myrosinase 1, producing MMQLILPLIVLTASCLGSPVSQARRFPSDFLWGVGSSSYQIEGGWNADDKGESIWDFLTHTHPEKIDDQSNGDVSADSYHQWKRDVQMVKELHVGTYRFSLSWPRIMPGGYMNQVSTAGIKYYSNLIDELLRYNITPMVTIYHWELPQKLQELGGWTNPEIIPLFKDYARLVLEMYGDRVKIWTTINEPWHVCEHGYGVDYMAPSYNYPGIPAYLCGHNLLKAHAEVVHMYRELFQPSQGGRMGITLDTSWPEPRDPNSAEDREASERAMQFYVGWFGHPIFSKHGNYPKVMIERIRNLSKEQGFGARSRLPEFTTEEIHRIRGTSDFFGFNSYTSNLVTSNGHNNTGKFPVPSFNHDMGVVESQEGVDWPGSGSVWLKVYPKGMYNLLMWIHREYNAPEIIITENGVSDRGGLEDYARVDYYNLYLSAVLDAMEDGANVSGYIAWSLMDSYEWKAGFSEKFGLYHVDFNSPQRTRTPKISARVFAQLCKTNTIDWSYRPKLDEEQQLVAMAQLPAEGRTSGASGAVSWSLMGILLLALLR from the exons ATGATGCAACTCATACTGCCCTTGATTGTGCTGACTGCCTC ATGTCTCGGCAGTCCGGTGAGCCAAGCCCGCCGGTTCCCCAGCGACTTTCTCTGGGGCGTTGGATCATCGTCGTACCAGATCGAGGGCGGCTGGAACGCGGATGACAAGGGGGAGTCGATCTGGGACTTTCTCACCCACACTCATCCCGAGAAGATAGACGATCAATCAAATGGCGATGTCTCGGCGGACAGCTATCATCAG TGGAAGCGCGATGTGCAAATGGTCAAGGAGCTGCATGTGGGCACCTACCGCTTCTCCCTCTCCTGGCCAAGAATCATGCCCGGTGGCTACATGAACCAAGTGAGTACGGCCGGCATCAAGTACTACTCCAACCTGATCGACGAGCTGCTCCGGTACAACATCACTCCGATGGTGACGATCTATCACTGGGAGCTGCCGCAAAAGCTGCAGGAGCTGGGTGGCTGGACCAATCCGGAGATCATCCCTCTTTTTAAGGACTATGCTCGCTTGGTGCTGGAAATGTACGGGGATCGGGTGAAGATCTGGACCACCATCAATGAGCCGTGGCATGTGTGTGAGCACGGCTACGGAGTGGACTATATGGCACCTTCGTACAACTACCCTGGCATTCCCGCCTATCTGTGTGGCCACAATCTGCTGAAGGCCCACGCCGAGGTGGTGCACATGTACCGCGAGCTCTTCCAGCCAAGCCAAGGCGGACGCATGGGCATCACTCTGGACACCTCGTGGCCGGAGCCCAGGGATCCCAACTCCGCCGAGGATCGCGAGGCCTCCGAGCGAGCCATGCAGTTCTATGTGGGCTGGTTCGGTCATCCCATCTTCTCCAAGCACGGCAACTATCCCAAGGTAATGATCGAGCGCATCCGAAACCTCAGCAAGGAGCAGGGATTCGGAGCACGATCCCGACTGCCGGAGTTCACCACCGAGGAGATTCATCGCATCCGCGGCACCTCTGACTTCTTCGGCTTCAACTCCTACACCAGCAACCTGGTCACCTCCAATGGCCACAATAACACCGGCAAGTTCCCAGTTCCGTCCTTCAATCACGACATGGGCGTGGTCGAGAGCCAGGAGGGCGTCGATTGGCCCGGTTCCGGATCCGTTTGGCTCAAG GTCTATCCCAAGGGAATGTACAATCTGTTGATGTGGATACACCGGGAGTACAATGCACCCGAGATAATCATCACGGAGAACGGAGTCAGTGATCGTGGAGGTTTGGAGGACTATGCCCGCGTGGACTACTACAATCTCTATCTCTCGGCGGTGCTGGATGCCATGGAGGATGGCGCGAATGTCAGTGGCTACATCGCCTGGAGTCTGATGGACAGCTATGAGTGGAAGGCCGGCTTCTCGGAGAAGTTCGGACTCTATCATGTGGACTTCAACTCCCCGCAACGAACCAGAACGCCCAAGATCTCGGCGCGAGTGTTTGCCCAGCTCTGTAAGACCAACACCATCGACTGGAGCTACAGACCAAAGCTGGatgaggagcagcagctggtgGCCATGGCTCAGCTGCCGGCGGAGGGCAGGACAAGTGGTGCTAGTGGAGCTGTCAGTTGGAGTCTCATGGGTATTCTCCTGCTGGCTCTGCTGCGATAA
- the LOC120448149 gene encoding peptidoglycan-recognition protein SB1 codes for MNTSTAITCVAAVVLCSLALSANALQIEPRSSWGAAPARSPSRISGAVDYVIIHHSDNPNGCSTSEQCKRMIKNIQSDHKGRRSFSDIGYNFIVAGDGKVYEGRGFGLQGSHAPNYNRKSIGIVFIGNFERNVPSAQMLQNAKDLIELAKHRGHLKDNYTLLGHRQTKATSCPGDALFNEIKTWPHWRQN; via the exons ATGAACACATCAACGGCTATTACGTGTGTGGCAGCTGTGGTGCTTTGCTCCTTAG CTCTATCCGCCAATGCCCTGCAGATTGAGCCCCGCAGCAGTTGGGGTGCAGCGCCGGCTCGATCGCCTTCCAGGATTTCGGGGGCCGTGGACTATGTAATCATCCATCATTCCGACAATCCCAATGGGTGCTCCACTTCCGAGCAGTGCAAGCGCATGATCAAGAACATCCAGTCGGACCACAAGGGTCGGCGAAGCTTCAGCGATATTGGGTATAACTTTATAGTGGCCGGAGATGGAAAAGTGTACGAGGGTCGTGGTTTCGGGCTCCAGGGATCACACGCCCCCAACTATAACCGCAAGAGCATCGGCATCGTCTTCATTGGCAATTTCGAACGCAACGTCCCCTCCGCCCAGATGCTCCAGAACGCCAAGGACCTGATCGAGCTGGCCAAGCATCGGGGACACCTCAAGGATAACTACACGCTGCTCGGTCATCGGCAGACCAAGGCCACCTCCTGCCCGGGTGATGCTCTCTTCAACGAGATCAAGACGTGGCCGCACTGGAGGCAGAACTGA
- the LOC120450492 gene encoding uncharacterized protein LOC120450492 encodes MKIVFATLLGYLLLGLVLSHASLATAANGVIPTYPATYPVPAAIPRLVPVATSHQFVTRNWNRVLVPPTTVTTYPNTYVKYSGGYPAYPAYHYPYASTYPYNYPYYYPTYNVGYGYKGVW; translated from the exons ATGAAGATC GTTTTTGCTACCCTGTTGGGCTACTTGCTCCTTGGACTAGTGCTGTCCCATGCCAGCTTGGCAACTGCCGCAAATGGAGTGATTCCAACGTATCCAGCAACGTATCCAGTGCCCGCTGCTATTCCCCGCCTGGTTCCCGTGGCCACCAGCCATCAGTTTGTCACTCGAAACTGGAATCGCGTTCTCGTGCCTCCCACCACGGTGACCACTTATCCGAACACCTACGTTAAGTACAGCGGAGGCTATCCGGCGTATCCCGCCTACCATTATCCCTATGCCTCCACCTATCCGTACAACTATCCCTACTACTATCCCACTTATAACGTTGGATATGGCTACAAGGGCGTCTGGTGA
- the LOC120447784 gene encoding probable ATP-dependent RNA helicase Dbp73D encodes MELFTVNRYTEDLKEQKDGVQGTNNEDEILQKLLKKAAKRKRKHENIEVVETPILEKETSDVQESEAKEEPVEQLEKPVAVAEEPDVPANEFQVLGGDGSAAKKKKVEMQLPNWLAHPTIIEGGSLQPEEEVPASEAIDQLDYLEKYTCQALKQMKIKRLFPVQKQVIPWILEAQAKPPPFRPRDICVSAPTGSGKTLAFAIPIVQLLSQRVECKVRALIVLPVAELALQVYRVVSALCSKTELEVCLLSKQHKLEDEQEKLVEQYKGKYYSKADIVVTTPGRLVEHLHATKGFCLKSLTFLVIDEADRIMDAVFQNWLYHLDSHVKETTDQLLAGTQAPLCYAELQSSFGKQPHKLLFSATLSQDPEKLQNLRLFQPRLFTTVLTMPVLKDVAEGDADTEANTDPGQFVGRYTTPAELTEQYCVTELRLKPLTVYALVEKYQWKRFLCFTNSSDQASRLTYVLSILFQNGTKVAELSGNLSAKIRKTTLRDFSAGKINGLVCSDALARGIDVADVDVVLSYEIPRHITTYIHRVGRTARAGRKGTAVTLLTDKDMTLFKKILSDADKRLGEEIHVSPDIEIQHAVQYKEALFRLRKRTETTKNEKAIEKNRVATKAMVHKKQEETATVRPLTLMEKLQMKANQILVSSDSKTQDPKRRAKKAKQQPKETKKQIIAKQRKAIEN; translated from the exons ATGGAATTATTTACCGTAAATAG ATACACCGAGGATTTAAAGGAACAAAAAGATGGGGTCCAAGGCACCAACAACGAGGATGAAATACTGCAAAAATTGCTTAAAAAGGCTGCAAAACGCAAGAGGAAACATGAGAACATTGAAGTTGTAGAAACACCTATTTTGGAAAAAGAAACCTCAGATGTCCAGGAATCGGAAGCCAAGGAGGAGCCAGTGGAACAACTGGAAAAGCCCGTAGCAGTTGCTGAAGAGCCAGACGTGCCCGCCAATGAGTTTCAAGTTCTTGGCGGCGATGGTTCTGCGGCCAAGAAGAAAAAGGTTGAGATGCAGCTGCCCAATTGGCTGGCACATCCCACCATCATCGAAGGCGGAAGCCTGCAGCCGGAGGAGGAAGTGCCCGCCTCCGAGGCAATTGACCAGCTCGATTACCTGGAGAAGTACACATGCCAGGCTCTTAAGCAGATGAAGATAAAGCGGCTTTTCCCAGTCCAAAAGCAGGTCATCCCTTGGATCCTGGAGGCACAGGCCAAGCCACCTCCCTTTCGTCCGCGAGATATTTGTGTGTCTGCTCCCACGGGCAGCGGAAAAACCCTGGCCTTTGCCATACCTATTGTCCAGTTGTTATCGCAGCGGGTGGAGTGTAAAGTGAGGGCTTTAATCGTCCTTCCTGTGGCAGAGCTGGCGCTGCAGGTTTACCGGGTCGTCAGTGCGCTGTGCAGCAAAACGGAGCTGGAGGTTTGCCTTCTATCAAAGCAACACAAACTTGAGGATGAGCAAGAGAAGCTGGTAGAGCAGTACAAAGGCAAATACTATTCCAAGGCAGACATTGTGGTGACCACACCAG GCCGCTTGGTTGAACATTTGCACGCCACCAAAGGGTTCTGTCTGAAGAGTCTTACATTTCTGGTCATTGACGAGGCCGATCGGATAATGGATGCAGTTTTTCAAAACTGGCTTTACCATCTGGACAGTCACGTAAAGGAGACCACCGATCAGTTGCTAGCCGGCACTCAAGCCCCTCTATGCTATGCAGAACTGCAATCCAGCTTTGGCAAGCAACCACATAAGCTCCTGTTCTCGGCGACGTTGTCTCAAGATCCAGAGAAGCTACAGAATCTACGACTCTTTCAGCCTCGCCTGTTCACCACCGTGCTTACCATGCCCGTGTTGAAGGATGTAGCGGAAGGAGATGCAGATACCGAAGCGAACACAGATCCAGGACAATTTGTGGGCAGATACACAACGCCGGCGGAACTAACCGAGCAGTACTGTGTGACGGAGCTGCGACTGAAGCCCCTGACTGTTTATGCCTTGGTGGAAAAGTACCAATGGAAGCGATTCCTGTGCTTCACTAACAGTTCGGATCAGGCCTCTAGACTCACATACGTGCTAAGTATTCTATTTCAAAATGGCACTAAAGTGGCTGAATTGTCAGGAAATCTCTCGGCTAAGATTCGAAAGACGACACTTAGAGACTTTTCTGCTGGCAAAATTAACGGACTGGTCTGCTCAGATGCACTTGCGCGTGGTATCGATGTGGCAGATGTAGATGTTGTACTCTCATATGAGATACCCCGCCATATCACGACATACATTCATCGAGTGGGCCGAACGGCTCGAGCGGGAAGAAAGGGTACTGCTGTCACTTTGCTCACCGATAAGGACATGACTCTATTCAAGAAAATACTTAGCGATGCGGACAAGAGATTGGGTGAAGAAATTCACGTTTCTCCAGATattgagattcagcatgcgGTTCAATACAAAGAGGCTTTATTCCGCCTTCGCAAGAGAACGGAGACGACCAAGAACGAGAAGGCGATCGAGAAGAATCGAGTGGCCACCAAGGCAATGGTCCACAAAAAACAGGAGGAAACGGCCACTGTTCGTCCACTGACGTTGATGGAAAAGCTTCAAATGAAAGCCAACCAAATCTTGGTATCATCGGACTCCAAAACACAAGATCCCAAAAGAAGGGCAAAGAAAGCAAAACAGCAGCCAAAGGAAACCAAGAAGCAAATCATTGCCAAGCAGCGAAAGGCCATCGAGAACTAA
- the LOC120450491 gene encoding uncharacterized protein LOC120450491, producing the protein MQHMLVLVSLGLLASVAAKPAVDAALFPSAAPFGLYPGSAAPFAAAYAAAPFSGAPLVNPLSAAFGASPLAVSSSQRLDYFNQFNAAFAPTAPARILATAPFPAPGARLIQPTRFLAPAVSAPIFF; encoded by the exons ATGCAGCATATG TTGGTTCTTGTATCCCTGGGATTGCTGGCCAGCGTGGCAGCCAAGCCAGCTGTGGATGCCGCGTTGTTTCCTTCGGCAGCTCCTTTTGGCCTTTATCCAGGATCAGCTGCTCCTTTTGCAGCTGCCTATGCTGCTGCTCCCTTTTCCGGCGCTCCTTTGGTTAATCCTTTGAGTGCCGCCTTTGGCGCATCTCCTCTGGCCGTATCCAGCAGCCAGCGCTTGGACTACTTCAACCAGTTTAATGCCGCCTTTGCTCCGACTGCTCCTGCCCGCATCCTGGCTACTGCTCCATTCCCTGCTCCCGGCGCCCGACTCATTCAGCCAACTCGTTTCCTTGCCCCTGCGGTGTCGGCACCAATTTTCTTTTAG